In Asterias amurensis chromosome 4, ASM3211899v1, one genomic interval encodes:
- the LOC139936400 gene encoding uncharacterized protein produces the protein MASSNPPKVSALQKIVQKHLECGICYEQYNDPRVLDCPHSFCKTCLQKYQSTNYKDATMLICPVCLKKTQLHQKDVQALKTNFNITRLADQLKLVSSSEDNQWVCKLCKDKNEATHFCFDCPAIFCANCYQVHQKSHTVNTLKDISDGKIASKDRKRKRRPECQTHEGEVMWFYCTTCDVMICQVCTVIDHCKPQHEYIDCNQTSSTYKQSLAQLFTPHEETMKKLEQSQATASTMKDNLNIAANRTMADLTNRADEIRAEVTAQESRIMDEIKTILKDRNKKLEEFEQAVSVNLQQIQQSLQTAKDVSKNSLAPDFCAVYSTISQDLKVLRDQNQPKIDLTLSHLRFTPDVCDISLGNLIMKGSRWEFFFEYGKEIGMLVDVDASLPGDEMAVADFMNRRVVIYDTTGHQKKIIKLPTRPESIAAFKNQLVIVDVTNSVKMYNRKGKKMFKFHTVPHSEVGKTSVQLHSVAVIKDTIMVGDVKRSVITKHRSSDGSLIDTVSVQTRPLYLAIDNKDRVVVSGGIQVDIVGVDGGTLSIYPKIDSQPVQNCRGVCCDSSAIYIAVWNGFNTSHIHQYDTRGRFLSCIVQGLYNPGGISLTSDGQQLAVADNSVKIYNKV, from the exons ATGGCTTCGTCAAACCCACCAAAGGTTTCAGCTCTTCAGAAAATTGTCCAGAAACATCTGGAGTGTGGTATTTGCTATGAGCAATATAATGATCCCAGAGTTCTTGACTGTCCACACAGcttctgtaaaacctgtttgcAGAAATACCAGTCTACCAACTACAAAGATGCTACGATGCTTATTTGTCCCGTGTGTCTAAAAAAGACACAACTTCATCAGAAAGATGTTCAAGCTCTCAAGACTAACTTCAACATAACTCGTCTTGCAGATCAACTGAAGCTGGTCAGCTCATCTGAAGACAACCAGTGGGTTTGTAAACTATGTAAGGACAAAAATGAGGCAACTCATTTCTGTTTTGACTGCCCTGCAATCTTTTGTGCAAACTGCTACCAAGTGCACCAGAAAAGCCACACAGTAAACACTTTGAAAGACATTAGTGATGGGAAGATTGCAAGCAAAGACAGAAAACGAAAACGCCGTCCAGAATGCCAAACTCATGAAGGTGAAGTGATGTGGTTCTACTGTACAACatgtgatgtgatgatttgCCAAGTTTGTACTGTCATAGATCACTGTAAACCACAACATGAGTATATTGACTGCAACCAAACCTCATCCACATACAAACAGTCATTGGCTCAACTCTTTACTCCCCATGAAGAAACCATGAAGAAGCTTGAACAATCTCAAGCAACTGCCTCAACAATGAAAGACAACCTAAACATTGCAGCTAACAGAACCATGGCAGACTTGACGAACAGAGCTGATGAGATCAGGGCTGAGGTAACAGCTCAAGAGAGTCGCATCATGGATGAAATAAAAACCATCCTTAAAGATCGGAACAAGAAATTGGAGGAATTTGAGCAAGCAGTGAGTGTGAACTTGCAGCAAATACAGCAATCACTGCAGACTGCCAAAGATGTCAGCAAGAATTCATTAGCTCCTGACTTCTGTGCAGTCTATTCTACTATCAGTCAGGACTTGAAGGTACTCAGAGATcaaaatcaacccaagataGATCTGACCCTTTCCCATCTGAGATTCACTCCAGATGTTTGTGACATCTCCCTTGGTAATCTGATTATGAAGGGGTCAAGGTGGGAGTTTTTTTTTGAGTATGGTAAAGAAATCGGTATGCTTGTGGATGTTGATGCCTCCTTACCTGGGGATGAGATGGCAGTGGCAGACTTCATGAATCGCAGAGTGGTAATCTACGACACTACAGGACACCAGAAGAAAATAATCAAGCTACCAACAC gtCCAGAGTCTATTGCTGCATTCAAGAATCAGTTAGTGATTGTAGATGTGACCAACTCTGTCAAGATGTACAATAGGAAAGGCAAGAAGATGTTTAAATTCCACACAGTGCCTCATAGTGAAGTGGGCAAGACATCAGTACAACTCCACAGTGTAGCAGTCATAAAGGATACAATCATGGTCGGGGATGTGAAGAGGTCAGTTATAACTAAACACAGATCCAGTGATGGTTCACTCATAGACACTGTTTCAGTTCAGACTAGACCTTTGTACTTGGCCATTGACAACAAGGACAGAGTTGTAGTCAGTGGGGGCATTCAAGTAGACATTGTTGGAGTCGATGGTGGTACACTTAGCATCTATCCAAAGATCGATAGTCAACCAGTTCAAAACTGCAGAGGTGTATGCTGTGACAGCTCAGCTATCTACATTGCAGTGTGGAATGGGTTTAACACTAGTCATATTCATCAGTATGACACTCGGGGTAGATTTCTCAGCTGTATTGTTCAGGGTCTGTACAACCCAGGTGGAATATCATTGACATCAGATGGTCAGCAGCTTGCAGTGGCTGACAATTCAGTAAAGATTTATAACAAGGTGTAA